One region of Bacillus pumilus genomic DNA includes:
- a CDS encoding pyridoxal phosphate-dependent decarboxylase family protein has product MTVRANNLVQNWFPSEDGNAAERKELIKLMEQIVSGVDHLKDPNRAHLKGEKNREEDFYQKLTETSQIPLNGQQAELVNEELLKLLHNHPYHTKYFFTNILPMASTPGILGMLTAMLVNGNNLWDVYGPAGAEAEVRVVSMMSKLIGYDPSVSGGYTTWGGQGAIFSGLRLAIAKVAPESLRKGVPQNLYAFCSDAAHYSLFKSMEATGLGTDNLIRIKTNKDHSMDMEDLRCQMERVAQNGGIPVYIVATTGTTDAIAIDDVKGVRETAEAIAEEYGLKVPHIHADSALGGFFAFFNEYDLAENPLQFSDGVLRMLKEIKAKFQHLSLADTMCFDFQKLGQTPYTSSLFLVKNAADLKRLDLEEQETPYVGHRGYGEYHTGYTLECSRMGSSISMLSVLLTFGVEGYQRLLGQFLEVNLAFREALSQEIPQAEVVNDDNVGMATLFRIYLDGSPRFQEEISGEATAMEIERNNELNKMLFEKLGEKRDEMFFGDTTKFLLVNAKEGQEFYLSVSKFFVISPYTLPEHIPHIVSYLKDVIASVCGQFEHVHA; this is encoded by the coding sequence ATGACTGTACGAGCAAACAACCTCGTTCAGAACTGGTTTCCGAGTGAGGACGGAAATGCAGCAGAGCGTAAAGAACTCATCAAATTGATGGAGCAGATTGTTTCAGGGGTCGATCACCTGAAAGATCCGAACCGTGCACACCTAAAGGGTGAAAAGAATCGCGAGGAGGATTTTTACCAAAAGCTCACTGAAACAAGTCAAATTCCGTTGAACGGCCAACAAGCGGAACTTGTGAATGAAGAATTACTGAAGCTTTTACATAACCATCCTTACCACACAAAGTATTTCTTCACGAACATTTTGCCGATGGCAAGTACACCAGGAATTCTAGGCATGCTGACGGCGATGCTGGTAAATGGAAACAACCTATGGGATGTGTATGGACCAGCAGGAGCGGAGGCTGAGGTCAGAGTGGTCTCAATGATGTCTAAGCTCATCGGATATGATCCAAGTGTGAGCGGGGGATATACAACATGGGGAGGTCAAGGAGCCATTTTCTCAGGACTGCGTTTAGCGATTGCAAAAGTTGCGCCGGAGTCACTGCGAAAAGGTGTTCCACAAAACCTTTATGCGTTTTGTTCTGATGCGGCACATTACAGCTTATTTAAGTCAATGGAAGCAACAGGACTTGGCACAGACAACTTGATCAGAATTAAAACGAATAAAGATCATTCGATGGATATGGAAGATTTGCGTTGTCAAATGGAACGTGTTGCACAAAATGGCGGAATTCCCGTTTATATTGTCGCAACAACCGGAACAACAGATGCCATTGCAATTGATGATGTAAAAGGGGTACGTGAAACAGCAGAAGCCATTGCTGAGGAGTATGGTCTAAAGGTGCCGCATATTCATGCGGATTCAGCGCTCGGCGGATTCTTTGCTTTCTTTAATGAGTATGATCTAGCTGAAAACCCGCTGCAATTCTCAGACGGTGTTCTTCGTATGCTAAAAGAAATCAAAGCGAAATTCCAGCATCTTTCTCTTGCTGACACGATGTGCTTTGACTTTCAAAAGCTCGGCCAAACACCTTACACATCTAGTTTATTCTTAGTGAAAAACGCGGCAGACCTAAAGCGTTTAGATCTGGAAGAACAAGAGACACCATACGTTGGTCATAGAGGCTACGGCGAATACCATACAGGTTATACGCTGGAATGCTCAAGAATGGGAAGCTCGATCAGTATGCTGAGTGTGCTGTTAACGTTTGGAGTTGAAGGCTACCAGCGCTTGCTCGGTCAATTCTTAGAGGTGAACCTTGCCTTCAGAGAAGCACTCAGTCAAGAAATTCCGCAAGCAGAAGTCGTAAATGATGACAACGTCGGAATGGCTACATTATTTAGAATTTACCTAGACGGCTCACCACGCTTTCAAGAAGAAATTTCAGGCGAAGCGACGGCAATGGAAATTGAGCGGAACAATGAATTGAACAAAATGCTGTTTGAAAAGCTTGGAGAGAAACGAGACGAAATGTTCTTTGGTGATACAACGAAGTTCTTACTTGTAAATGCAAAAGAAGGACAAGAATTCTATCTAAGTGTTAGTAAGTTTTTTGTCATCTCACCTTATACGTTACCAGAGCATATCCCTCATATCGTATCTTATTTAAAAGATGTAATTGCATCTGTTTGTGGACAATTTGAACATGTACATGCTTAA
- a CDS encoding LTA synthase family protein — MKTFIQKRGLGFFVIAVILLWLKTYSAYLIEFKLGISNVLQHILLFVNPISSSLFFLGFALLFKKKWQPAAIIVIHFFMSFLLYANIVYYRFFNDFITLPTVMQAGTNGGQLGDSAFSLMRWTDMFYFMDTIILIVLAVRMKKKQQTSTATVPVQKSKSFRLVLVSSVIIFVMNLVAAEIDRPELLSRAFDRNYLVKYLGAYNFTVFDAIQNVKSNSQRALANSNDVTDVENYLKANSADPNPAYYGKAKGMNVITISLESLQNFVIDYKVNGKEVTPFLNSLAHDNKTFYFDNFFHQTGQGKTSDAEFMMDTGLFPLSQGSVFINKAQNTYQALPGILKKDQYTSAEFHGNTKTFWNRNEMFKSFGYDRFYDSEYYDMNEQDTKNYGLKDKPFFKESMPMLENLKQPFYSKFITLSNHFPFGMDEGDTDFEPGDFGDSVVNNYFQSAHYLDEAIEQFFNDLKKSGLYDNTVVIMYGDHYGISENHNEAMEKVTGQKIGDYENAQLMRVPLFIHVPGVKGGQIHKYSGEVDVAPTLLHLLGDDTKNYLMSGSDILSKNFKELVPFRNGDFVSKDYTKVGNNYYSNKTGEKIEPTDKASQENETVKKMLETSDKIVTEDLLRFYKPKGFTPIDRNQYDYTKKVQDEEDSSSAKDKSGTSSK; from the coding sequence ATGAAAACATTTATTCAAAAACGAGGCCTCGGCTTCTTTGTTATTGCAGTCATCTTACTGTGGCTCAAAACGTATTCAGCGTATTTAATTGAATTTAAACTTGGTATATCAAATGTGCTTCAGCATATTTTGCTTTTCGTGAATCCTATTAGCTCCAGCTTGTTCTTTCTTGGCTTTGCTTTATTGTTCAAGAAAAAATGGCAGCCTGCCGCTATCATTGTGATTCATTTTTTCATGTCTTTTTTACTATACGCAAACATCGTGTACTATCGATTCTTCAATGACTTTATCACGCTGCCTACCGTGATGCAGGCAGGAACGAATGGCGGACAATTAGGTGATAGTGCATTTTCACTCATGCGTTGGACTGATATGTTTTACTTTATGGATACCATCATTTTGATCGTACTCGCAGTCCGTATGAAAAAGAAGCAGCAAACAAGTACAGCTACTGTACCTGTTCAAAAGTCAAAATCGTTTAGACTCGTCCTTGTGTCCTCTGTGATAATCTTTGTGATGAATTTAGTCGCTGCAGAGATTGATCGTCCAGAGCTTTTATCAAGAGCATTTGACCGCAATTATTTAGTGAAATATTTAGGTGCTTATAACTTTACTGTGTTTGATGCCATTCAAAATGTGAAGTCAAACAGCCAGCGTGCTCTGGCAAATTCAAATGACGTCACAGATGTAGAGAACTATTTAAAAGCGAACAGCGCTGATCCTAACCCGGCTTATTACGGGAAAGCAAAAGGCATGAACGTGATTACGATTTCTCTTGAATCTCTGCAAAACTTTGTCATTGATTACAAAGTAAACGGAAAAGAAGTAACGCCATTCCTTAATTCATTGGCACACGACAACAAAACGTTTTACTTTGATAACTTCTTCCATCAAACAGGACAAGGAAAGACGTCTGATGCTGAATTTATGATGGATACTGGGCTATTCCCATTATCACAAGGCTCTGTTTTTATTAACAAAGCGCAAAACACGTATCAGGCACTTCCTGGCATTCTGAAGAAGGATCAATACACGTCAGCAGAATTCCACGGCAATACGAAAACCTTCTGGAACCGTAATGAAATGTTTAAGTCGTTTGGATATGACAGGTTTTACGATTCTGAGTATTACGATATGAACGAGCAAGATACGAAGAACTATGGGCTGAAAGACAAACCATTCTTCAAAGAATCTATGCCAATGCTTGAAAACTTGAAGCAGCCGTTTTATTCGAAATTCATTACGTTATCGAACCATTTCCCATTTGGAATGGATGAAGGGGATACCGATTTCGAACCTGGTGACTTCGGAGACTCTGTCGTCAATAACTATTTCCAATCGGCTCATTATTTAGATGAAGCGATTGAACAGTTCTTCAACGACCTGAAAAAGTCTGGACTCTATGACAATACAGTCGTCATTATGTACGGAGACCATTACGGCATTTCTGAAAACCACAATGAAGCGATGGAAAAAGTGACAGGACAAAAAATCGGAGATTATGAAAATGCGCAACTCATGCGCGTACCGCTCTTTATTCATGTACCAGGCGTAAAAGGCGGACAGATTCATAAATACTCTGGTGAAGTCGATGTCGCACCAACCCTTCTGCACCTGCTTGGTGATGATACGAAGAACTATTTAATGTCTGGTTCTGATATCTTATCGAAGAACTTCAAAGAGCTTGTGCCATTTAGAAATGGTGACTTCGTCTCTAAGGATTACACAAAAGTAGGCAATAACTATTACAGCAACAAAACAGGCGAGAAAATCGAGCCGACTGATAAGGCATCACAAGAAAATGAAACGGTGAAAAAGATGCTTGAGACATCTGATAAGATCGTCACCGAAGATTTACTCCGTTTCTACAAGCCTAAAGGCTTTACACCGATTGACCGAAATCAATATGACTATACAAAGAAAGTACAGGATGAAGAAGATTCCTCTTCCGCCAAAGATAAATCCGGCACTTCATCAAAATAG
- a CDS encoding YjgB family protein yields MKKTTAFVMTASLATSALIGFSPAVSAHAMTKTAVEQSVPQGPKTALNNIYELAHKGQMPYYAKGLKIGVQTKMDVHHKLGNPYPETGQSSFDLYHAEMGNPGFAFHYDAKGKIDEIRYFGTNVEKETNIGGMTPSLLKKQLGQADSVSTIPQTKEKKYVYRTGDYELEFIVGHDPDINQQKLIVLHINLVKADS; encoded by the coding sequence ATGAAGAAAACAACCGCTTTTGTCATGACTGCTTCACTCGCTACGTCCGCCCTCATTGGATTCAGTCCTGCAGTCTCAGCACACGCCATGACCAAAACAGCAGTCGAACAATCCGTTCCTCAAGGTCCGAAAACCGCACTAAACAACATTTATGAGCTGGCACATAAAGGACAAATGCCGTATTATGCAAAAGGTCTTAAAATTGGAGTTCAAACAAAGATGGATGTCCATCATAAACTAGGAAATCCATATCCAGAAACAGGTCAAAGCAGCTTTGATTTGTATCATGCTGAAATGGGGAATCCGGGATTTGCTTTTCATTATGATGCAAAAGGCAAAATTGACGAAATCCGTTATTTCGGTACAAATGTAGAAAAAGAAACGAATATCGGCGGAATGACCCCTTCCCTATTAAAGAAACAACTTGGACAAGCAGATTCGGTCAGCACCATTCCACAGACAAAAGAGAAAAAATACGTGTATCGTACTGGAGATTATGAGCTGGAATTTATCGTCGGCCATGACCCAGATATAAATCAGCAGAAGCTCATCGTCCTGCATATTAATCTGGTGAAAGCTGATTCCTAA
- the treP gene encoding PTS system trehalose-specific EIIBC component has product MADYQAAADQIVKAIGGKENIDQATHCVTRLRFVLKDEGKVDEKALEQIEEVKGSFSANGQYQVVIGQGVVNRVYAEMVKQTGIGEATKEDVKRASDQKLNPLQRAVKTLADIFIPILPAIVTAGLLMGINNILTAPDIFFDQKSIVDVYPAWADLANMINLIAGTAFTFLPALIGWSAVKRFGGNPLLGMVLGLMLVHPDLLNAWGYGAAEKSGEIPVWNLFGLEVQKVGYQGQVLPILVASYLLAKLELFITKRTPESIQLLVVAPITLLVIGFLSFIVIGPITFAIGNVLTSGLVAVFQQFAALGGLLYGGLYAALVITGMHHTFLAVDIQLINSKLHGTFLWPMLALSNIAQGSAALAMMFVLKDEKQKGLSLTSSISAYLGITEPAMFGVNLRYRFPFIFALISSGLAGMFIASQGVLASSVGVGGIPGIFSIIPKYWGAFAIGMVIVLIVPFIGTLLYAKLKKKKDVSQELN; this is encoded by the coding sequence ATGGCTGATTACCAGGCAGCAGCAGATCAGATTGTGAAAGCCATCGGCGGCAAAGAAAATATTGATCAAGCGACACATTGTGTGACAAGGCTGCGCTTTGTGCTGAAGGATGAAGGAAAGGTTGATGAGAAAGCACTTGAACAAATAGAAGAAGTGAAGGGATCTTTCTCAGCGAACGGTCAATACCAAGTGGTGATCGGCCAAGGGGTCGTCAATCGGGTATATGCCGAAATGGTGAAACAGACGGGGATTGGGGAAGCCACAAAAGAGGATGTGAAGCGTGCCTCTGATCAAAAATTAAATCCATTACAGCGTGCTGTGAAAACGCTTGCGGATATCTTTATTCCGATTCTTCCTGCCATCGTCACCGCCGGTTTATTAATGGGGATTAATAATATTTTAACAGCTCCTGATATTTTCTTTGATCAAAAATCGATAGTAGATGTGTATCCGGCATGGGCTGATTTAGCGAATATGATCAACTTGATTGCAGGCACTGCCTTCACATTCCTGCCCGCATTAATCGGCTGGTCAGCCGTGAAGCGGTTTGGAGGAAATCCGCTTTTAGGGATGGTTCTTGGGCTGATGCTCGTACACCCAGATTTATTAAATGCATGGGGTTATGGAGCGGCTGAAAAGTCCGGTGAGATTCCTGTCTGGAATTTGTTTGGACTTGAAGTGCAAAAGGTAGGCTATCAAGGACAGGTTCTTCCGATACTCGTCGCCTCGTATTTACTAGCGAAGCTCGAATTGTTTATCACAAAACGGACACCTGAAAGCATTCAGCTATTAGTGGTTGCTCCGATTACGTTATTAGTTATTGGCTTTTTATCCTTTATCGTCATTGGACCTATTACATTTGCAATCGGCAACGTGTTAACATCTGGACTTGTCGCTGTATTCCAGCAGTTCGCAGCACTAGGTGGTCTATTATACGGCGGTTTGTATGCGGCGTTAGTCATTACTGGAATGCATCATACGTTCCTTGCTGTTGATATTCAATTGATTAATTCAAAACTGCATGGCACGTTTCTATGGCCAATGCTCGCACTGTCTAATATTGCACAAGGATCAGCCGCACTTGCGATGATGTTTGTTTTGAAAGATGAAAAGCAAAAAGGTCTCTCACTCACATCAAGTATTTCTGCTTACTTAGGAATTACAGAGCCAGCAATGTTTGGCGTCAACTTGCGCTACCGATTCCCATTTATTTTCGCACTCATTAGCTCTGGTTTAGCCGGTATGTTTATCGCCTCTCAAGGGGTGCTGGCAAGCTCAGTTGGTGTTGGGGGCATTCCAGGAATCTTCTCTATTATCCCGAAATATTGGGGCGCATTTGCGATAGGGATGGTCATTGTCCTCATCGTCCCATTCATCGGAACCCTTTTGTATGCAAAGTTGAAAAAGAAGAAAGATGTATCACAAGAACTTAACTAG
- a CDS encoding DUF1992 domain-containing protein, giving the protein MDFAQRLSEERIKKAMDHGAFEGLSGFGKPLPKDDAAHVPEELKMGYRMMKNAGFAGEETALKKELMTVKELLHSSIDGEERKKLSLICEEKQKRLDELTSKRQTFARPASSFYKNRVYEKLTEHKKR; this is encoded by the coding sequence ATGGATTTTGCGCAGAGATTATCAGAAGAACGGATCAAAAAAGCGATGGATCATGGGGCTTTTGAAGGATTATCTGGCTTTGGCAAACCTCTGCCTAAAGATGACGCTGCTCATGTACCTGAAGAATTAAAAATGGGCTACCGGATGATGAAAAATGCTGGCTTTGCTGGGGAAGAAACAGCACTGAAAAAAGAACTCATGACCGTCAAAGAGCTGCTTCACTCCAGTATAGACGGAGAGGAAAGAAAAAAGCTTTCTCTCATATGTGAAGAAAAACAAAAACGACTGGATGAACTCACATCTAAGCGCCAAACTTTTGCCCGTCCAGCCTCCTCCTTTTATAAAAACAGGGTCTACGAAAAATTAACGGAGCATAAAAAAAGATGA
- the treC gene encoding alpha,alpha-phosphotrehalase: protein MKQQTNEPWWKKAVVYQIYPKSFLDTTGSGTGDINGVTKKLDYIKQLGADCIWLTPMYESPQHDNGYDISDYTKIHDMYGTMADFEHMLKEAHDRGIRVIMDLAVNHTSIFHKWFQASRESKNNPYRDYYIWKEPKADGSPPNDWQSKFGGPAWELDEETGEYYLHLYDVTQADLNWEKDEVRRQVYDIMHFWFEKGIDGFRLDVINNISKDQRFLDDAGQSVQGDGRMYYTDGPRIHEFLHEMNQEVFSKYDSMTVGEMSSTNIADCIRYTRPDRQELDMTFNFHHLKVDYPNGEKWALAPFDFQELKSILSEWQTKMHEGGGWNALFWCNHDQPRIVSRYGDDETYHQQSAKMLATTIHLMQGTPYIYQGEEIGMKNPQFEDISSYRDIESLNMYEAMLEKGKSKEEALAILQIKSRDNARTPMQWTSEKNAGFSKGTPWIEPANNDISVETSLKDQSSIFYHYQALCRLRKELDVITYGSFTLLLAEDPKIFAYVRESGEEKLLVINHFYAGETDFTLPDELMQAVDEMEGQVLLSNYEDAPADMKGFTLRPYESIVYHLTKR, encoded by the coding sequence TTGAAACAACAAACAAACGAACCGTGGTGGAAAAAAGCGGTGGTCTACCAAATTTATCCGAAGAGCTTTTTAGATACAACGGGCTCTGGTACAGGCGATATCAATGGTGTGACAAAAAAGCTCGATTATATCAAACAGCTTGGGGCGGACTGTATTTGGCTCACGCCAATGTATGAGTCCCCTCAGCATGACAACGGCTATGATATTAGTGATTATACAAAAATCCATGACATGTACGGCACAATGGCGGATTTTGAACACATGCTGAAAGAAGCCCATGATCGAGGTATACGAGTCATCATGGATTTAGCCGTCAATCATACATCCATTTTCCATAAGTGGTTTCAAGCATCACGCGAGTCAAAGAATAATCCTTATCGAGATTATTATATTTGGAAGGAGCCCAAGGCGGACGGATCACCGCCGAATGATTGGCAGTCAAAATTTGGCGGTCCGGCATGGGAGCTAGATGAAGAAACAGGAGAGTATTATCTTCATTTATACGATGTCACCCAAGCGGATCTCAATTGGGAAAAGGATGAGGTGCGCAGGCAAGTATATGACATCATGCATTTTTGGTTTGAAAAAGGAATTGATGGATTCAGGCTGGATGTCATCAACAACATCTCAAAGGATCAACGCTTCTTAGATGACGCCGGGCAGTCTGTGCAAGGAGACGGCCGAATGTATTATACGGATGGTCCAAGAATTCATGAGTTTCTGCACGAAATGAACCAAGAGGTTTTTTCGAAATATGACAGCATGACAGTTGGAGAAATGTCTTCAACGAATATTGCAGACTGCATTCGGTATACAAGACCGGATCGGCAGGAGCTGGATATGACGTTTAATTTCCATCATTTAAAGGTCGATTATCCAAACGGAGAAAAATGGGCTCTCGCACCGTTTGATTTTCAGGAATTGAAGTCGATTCTGTCTGAGTGGCAGACGAAAATGCATGAGGGCGGCGGCTGGAATGCTCTTTTCTGGTGCAATCATGATCAGCCGCGTATCGTCTCAAGATACGGTGATGATGAAACATACCATCAGCAATCAGCGAAGATGCTGGCGACCACCATTCATCTCATGCAAGGGACTCCATATATTTATCAAGGTGAAGAGATTGGCATGAAGAATCCTCAGTTTGAGGACATCTCATCTTACCGTGATATCGAATCACTCAATATGTATGAAGCCATGCTTGAAAAAGGGAAATCAAAGGAAGAAGCGCTCGCCATCTTACAGATCAAGTCAAGAGATAATGCGAGAACACCGATGCAGTGGACCTCAGAAAAGAACGCAGGTTTTTCAAAAGGGACACCTTGGATTGAACCAGCCAATAACGACATTTCGGTCGAAACTTCGTTAAAGGACCAGTCGTCTATTTTCTATCATTATCAAGCCCTTTGCAGGCTGCGTAAAGAACTTGATGTGATCACATATGGAAGCTTCACTTTACTCTTAGCAGAAGATCCAAAGATTTTTGCTTATGTGAGAGAAAGCGGTGAGGAGAAGCTTCTTGTGATCAATCACTTTTATGCAGGAGAGACGGACTTTACGCTTCCTGATGAGCTTATGCAGGCTGTAGATGAGATGGAGGGGCAAGTGCTGTTATCCAATTATGAGGATGCACCGGCAGATATGAAGGGATTTACGTTGCGTCCATATGAGTCAATCGTTTATCATTTAACCAAACGCTAG
- a CDS encoding DoxX family protein, whose protein sequence is MFTKFLQTNVWAAVILLAARLYIGWTWLTSGIGKLTGGFDASGYLQFAIAEPVVKDGNLVYPFYVWFLENVALPNAGLFSAMVMWGEILVGLGLIVGLFTTTAAFFGSMMNVSFLLAGTVSVNPLLLLIAIVIMAAKGNAGKFGLDYVAGPVLKRTMKRKPHLEVAS, encoded by the coding sequence ATGTTTACAAAATTCTTACAAACGAATGTATGGGCAGCGGTTATCCTTTTGGCAGCAAGACTTTATATCGGTTGGACTTGGCTCACATCTGGTATAGGAAAACTAACAGGCGGATTCGATGCATCAGGATATTTACAATTTGCGATAGCTGAACCTGTTGTCAAAGATGGAAACCTCGTGTATCCGTTCTATGTATGGTTTTTAGAAAATGTCGCTTTGCCGAATGCTGGACTATTCAGTGCCATGGTCATGTGGGGAGAAATTTTAGTAGGTCTAGGATTAATTGTTGGATTATTCACAACAACTGCAGCCTTTTTCGGAAGCATGATGAATGTCTCTTTCTTACTAGCTGGTACCGTCTCTGTCAACCCGCTTCTTCTGCTCATTGCCATCGTCATCATGGCTGCGAAAGGAAATGCAGGCAAATTTGGACTTGATTATGTCGCAGGTCCAGTCTTGAAACGTACAATGAAAAGAAAGCCGCATTTAGAAGTGGCTTCATAA
- a CDS encoding methyl-accepting chemotaxis protein, whose product MAKQRKFGGLTISSKIMSVVVVTLLATVALFVLTFYLVSQDLSSQLLKQFDYRLTTDVDTAKKEIDNLDGNVLGISGKDDPLYVEVKKKFTELQEDHTLENLYVLSNKGGKERIIILTGEENDFDQDYVFSDEMKQALSEDKIVKSDIYKDSFGTHKSVFLPIKDSGGELTGILGIDLDASVVPETTKKLTIYITVASAIVLIGGLLFSFFMGRRIAKPARSLMESANRIADGDLTGMVEVESKDEIGQLAASFQKMQGRIKELISKISHSSSEVSKMSSQLRTVTTESSQSAQQVSEAMTNMSEGINDSVANITDCTTSVAEIDTQIEGVTKEVDEMKSVSSDVQEQSESGQKLVNHVLDHLNMLHDKMTNSKQAAEELQSHSTEIESVISIITDISAQTNLLALNASIEAARVGEEGKGFAVVADEVRKLAEQSADAAKTVSDLVIGTQENSQRVLESVEESSKAVEEGREQMKGTSQNFTGIYDGVSQFASRTNNLLQSIKQVERAYQTISTSIEQISVVSEEHAASSQEVAAATEQQSAGMQQISSAIEQLSDMSEDLAHMVSTFKIDNK is encoded by the coding sequence ATGGCGAAACAAAGGAAATTTGGAGGACTCACGATATCCTCTAAAATCATGTCAGTCGTTGTCGTAACATTACTCGCAACCGTTGCACTATTCGTTCTAACATTTTATCTAGTCAGCCAGGATTTATCATCCCAGTTATTAAAGCAATTTGATTATCGATTAACAACAGATGTTGATACAGCGAAGAAAGAGATCGATAATCTGGATGGGAACGTCCTTGGTATTAGTGGGAAAGATGATCCCCTTTATGTGGAGGTCAAAAAGAAATTCACAGAGCTTCAAGAAGATCATACGCTTGAGAACTTATACGTGCTATCTAATAAAGGCGGCAAAGAAAGAATTATTATATTAACCGGGGAAGAAAATGATTTTGATCAAGATTATGTATTTTCAGATGAGATGAAACAAGCTCTTTCTGAAGATAAAATAGTCAAAAGTGATATTTACAAAGATTCATTTGGAACACATAAATCAGTCTTTTTACCAATTAAAGATTCAGGCGGTGAGCTGACGGGTATTTTAGGAATTGATTTAGATGCGTCAGTTGTGCCAGAAACAACGAAGAAGCTGACGATCTATATCACAGTGGCCTCTGCCATTGTGCTCATCGGTGGATTACTCTTCTCATTCTTTATGGGAAGAAGAATTGCGAAACCAGCACGTTCCTTGATGGAATCAGCGAACCGAATTGCTGACGGTGATTTAACTGGTATGGTAGAGGTTGAAAGTAAAGACGAGATCGGCCAGCTTGCCGCATCCTTCCAAAAGATGCAGGGGCGGATCAAAGAGCTTATTTCGAAAATCTCACACTCATCTAGTGAAGTGTCTAAAATGTCATCACAGCTTCGTACGGTGACGACCGAATCGAGTCAAAGTGCGCAGCAAGTATCAGAAGCTATGACGAATATGAGTGAAGGAATCAATGATTCTGTCGCAAATATTACGGATTGTACGACATCCGTTGCTGAGATCGATACTCAAATCGAAGGCGTCACAAAAGAAGTCGATGAAATGAAATCTGTTTCATCTGACGTACAAGAGCAGTCAGAATCTGGTCAAAAATTAGTGAACCATGTGCTTGATCATCTGAATATGCTACATGATAAGATGACCAACTCAAAGCAGGCAGCAGAAGAATTACAATCTCATTCAACGGAGATTGAAAGTGTCATCTCGATCATTACGGACATTTCAGCCCAAACGAATCTGCTTGCACTGAATGCTTCAATTGAAGCGGCACGTGTTGGAGAAGAAGGAAAAGGCTTTGCTGTTGTGGCAGATGAGGTGCGCAAGTTAGCTGAGCAATCAGCGGATGCGGCTAAAACCGTTTCAGACCTTGTCATCGGCACACAGGAAAACAGTCAGCGCGTTCTTGAAAGCGTAGAGGAAAGCAGTAAAGCAGTGGAAGAAGGACGTGAGCAAATGAAAGGCACGTCACAGAACTTTACTGGTATTTACGACGGAGTGTCTCAATTTGCAAGCAGAACGAACAATTTGCTTCAATCCATTAAGCAGGTAGAACGAGCATATCAAACGATTTCTACATCGATTGAACAAATTTCGGTTGTGTCAGAAGAACATGCAGCCAGCTCTCAAGAAGTAGCGGCAGCAACAGAACAGCAAAGTGCTGGCATGCAGCAAATTTCAAGTGCGATTGAACAGCTCTCTGATATGTCAGAGGACTTAGCACATATGGTTTCTACTTTCAAAATCGACAATAAATAA
- a CDS encoding DUF817 domain-containing protein, translating to MKTLFQFAYLQAMSCLFPVMIFAALALSKIVTIPFLHRYDFILLLCLLAQMLMLTLRLETLNELKVICLFHIIGIGLEMYKVHMGSWSYPEEAYTKVFGVPLYSGFMYASVASYIYQALSRLHVQVSSWPHPFLSIGISLCIYLNFFTHHWLYDLRWWLTLLLVVIFRKTSVSFQVGSSTFRMPLVISFLLIGFFIWIAENVTTFLGAWQYPNQQHAWSLVHLGKISSWFLLVVISIVLVIEQRKQKNVQPI from the coding sequence ATGAAAACATTATTCCAGTTTGCTTACTTACAGGCGATGTCGTGTCTATTCCCCGTCATGATCTTTGCGGCGCTTGCCCTATCAAAGATAGTGACGATTCCTTTTCTACACCGGTATGATTTCATTCTACTACTTTGCCTTCTTGCCCAGATGCTCATGCTGACGCTTCGGCTGGAGACATTGAATGAATTGAAGGTGATCTGTCTATTTCACATAATAGGTATTGGTTTAGAAATGTATAAAGTTCATATGGGTTCTTGGTCCTATCCTGAAGAGGCTTATACGAAGGTCTTTGGGGTTCCACTCTATAGCGGATTTATGTATGCGAGTGTAGCAAGCTATATTTATCAGGCACTGTCCCGGCTTCACGTGCAGGTCAGTTCATGGCCCCATCCGTTTCTTTCAATTGGGATTAGCTTGTGTATTTATCTCAATTTTTTTACGCATCACTGGCTCTATGATCTCAGATGGTGGCTGACATTACTGCTTGTTGTCATATTTCGAAAAACGTCCGTCTCGTTTCAGGTTGGCTCTTCTACCTTTCGAATGCCGCTTGTCATCTCTTTCTTGCTGATTGGTTTCTTCATTTGGATTGCCGAAAATGTCACCACCTTTTTAGGGGCATGGCAATATCCAAATCAACAGCACGCTTGGTCTCTCGTACATCTTGGGAAAATCAGTTCTTGGTTTTTACTTGTTGTGATCAGTATTGTGCTCGTCATCGAACAGCGCAAACAAAAAAACGTTCAGCCCATTTGA